Genomic DNA from uncultured Erythrobacter sp.:
CGTCACCAGACGATCAACAAATTCGTACATGCGTTCACGGCGCAAGGTGACCTTGCAACCGATCGGCATGCCTTCGCGCAGCTTGAACTGAGCGATCGACTTCTTGGCCTTGGTGATGACCGGCTTCTGACCAGCGATCAGAGCCATTTCCTCAGCAGCAGTCTGGACCTTCTTCTTGTCCTGACTGGCTTCGCCAACACCCATGTTGAGCGTGACTTTCGCGAGCTTCGGCACTTCAAGACGGTTCTTGTAGCCGAACTTTTCGGTCATCGCCTTGACGATTTCGTCTTCGAACTTCGTCTTCAGGCGTGGAGTGTAATCAGCCATCGATGGTCTCCCCACTCTTCACGGCAACACGCACCTTTTTACCGTCCTTTTCTTCGAAACGGACGCGGGTGGGCTTGCCATCCTTGGGATCGGCCAGCGCAACTTTCGCAATGTGCATCGGAGCCGGATACCGGTCGATGCCGCCTTGCGGGTTCTGCTGGCTCGGCTTGCGGTGACGGGCGATCACGTTGATGCCTTCGACAACGACCTTGCCATCTTTTGGCATGACCTGCTGGACAGTGCCGGTGCGGCCCTTGTCCTTGCCCGAAAGCACGACGACGCTGTCGCCCTTCTTGATCTTAGCGGATGCCATTTCAAAGCACCTCCGGCGCGAGGCTGATGATCTTCATGAAGCCACGGCCGCGAAGTTCACGAACCACTGGGCCAAAGATACGAGTGCCGATCGGCTCTTCGCTCTTGTTCACGAGAACAGCAGCGTTGCTGTCAAAACGGATCACGCTGCCATCGGGACGACG
This window encodes:
- the rplE gene encoding 50S ribosomal protein L5 encodes the protein MADYTPRLKTKFEDEIVKAMTEKFGYKNRLEVPKLAKVTLNMGVGEASQDKKKVQTAAEEMALIAGQKPVITKAKKSIAQFKLREGMPIGCKVTLRRERMYEFVDRLVTIAMPRIRDFRGLNAKSFDGRGNYAMGLKEQIVFPEISYDKIDKVRGMDIIVTTTAKTDEEARELLRLFGFPFQGEANEEQKEAA
- the rplX gene encoding 50S ribosomal protein L24: MASAKIKKGDSVVVLSGKDKGRTGTVQQVMPKDGKVVVEGINVIARHRKPSQQNPQGGIDRYPAPMHIAKVALADPKDGKPTRVRFEEKDGKKVRVAVKSGETIDG